The Mobula hypostoma chromosome 9, sMobHyp1.1, whole genome shotgun sequence genomic sequence taggagtcaaattggACACACTAAAGGCTGTGGTACAACAAATactctacggaaaatcctggcaattctgggcgATGTTTCTCACCCtgtgcatgccaccttggctgaacaaagAAGCACATTTAGTAATAGATTAAAACAACTGCGCtattccaaagagcactatatgaggttactcttacccttggccattagactctataatgagtcaacctgtagcctgGAGAAGTGATGACACCCTTCTGTTAGTCTGTGTGAggtagtttatttttattttttcttacttatcatctaatatttgtatatctgtgcatttgtaatgctactgtgactctgtaatttgctttgggattaataaagtatctatctatctgtcttatcttagaaaggatatgctgaaactggagagggttcaaaggagtttcatgaaaatgcTTCCAGCATTGAAAGGCTTATTATAtaaagagcttttgatggctctgggcctgtattcactagaattcagaagaatgaggggtgattgatagagtggatgtggagaccatgtttcctatagtgggacagtctaagaccagaggacatagtcccagaatagagggtcatccttataaaatggagatgagaaggaatttcttcagccagagagtggtgaatctgtggaattctttgccacaggcagctgtgaaggcaaaGTGTTTATggatatttaaagtagaggttgacagattcttgatcagtcagggcatgaaagaataCAGGGTGAAAGTaggaggttgagaggaaaattagatcagccatgatgaaatagtggagcagactcgatgggccaaatggcctaattcagttcctatatctaatggtcttatggtatggAACACCTAATTTTTCAAGTGTGAAATTTCATTCAATCTGAGTTTATATAGAGTTAAAAACAACATAAatattacttacttacttacttggaCCCTTGGTCTCGGCTATCTCTGACCATCTGTCTCCATCGTCCTCTGAGAGGTATGTTTGGAGTTCAGCGATGTTTCTGCAATCTATTGCATTCTCTGTACAGGGAAGTGGattatacagcttcaccagagccctgttggctggGCTTAACCCTTTCCACCTCTCCATGGTGCAGgcatagggttggactttgagaagtgaataaatattaaaaattgcttttatttttacattttaaaatctttttttcttTGTACTGTGAGTCAATGATATTTTTCGTTACTTTACATGGTTTAAGTGATGATACTTCAATCTGGTTGAAGAGTCACAGGGTTGCTTGCTTTTCTTAAATACTCCCCCGGTAGTTTGTGTCACACTGGATCATCTTCTTGAGCATTCTTGAATTGTAGGATTAGTTGCTTCTACTCCAACTCAGTGAGCTCTGAGGTCACTGGCAAAGCCAATGTTGGATACACAATCCGTGCTTCATGGAGGGCAGGAAGTATTTGATGGAGTGGGAAGTTTAGCAAAGTGGTGTGCTCTTTCTGCCACTTCTCTCTGAATTCAAACTGCTTCCCAAAAGATTCAAGGTGTTATCCTGAATGTCCCTACTCCATTTTGGGCAATAATGAGCCTGGAATTCCATAAGTCATTGAAGGTACAACATTTTTTTTAACAGAAGCTGCTCTAACTCtgcaactctacaactcattctcagtattatttttctgctgctttattatttgcattaaattttcttcttttgcGCATCTattgtttgtcagtatttgttaTTTATAGCTTTTCATGAATGCTATTGTATTCCTTTatgttcctgtaaatgcctgcaagaaaatgaatctcaaggtagtatatggagacaggtatatactttgataataaatttactttgtgtaggagccatgcatctggtattgatctgcattgtattctgtgtgcaGTGTTTATTATGGTAGCTACCCATGTGGGTGAGAGCATGGTAAAAGCAAAGAGAATAAGTTGCCTATTCATGCTTTATTCTGGTTAGTTTTAGAGCTGGGGACCACCAGGTGTGATATATTTTATTGACCGCTTAATTTCATTTGAAATAGTTTACCTCTATTTAACTTTGCTTAAGTCCACTTAAGTACATTGCATTTCGTTGATTTGAGTTTCATAAGTTTCTAtacttcaagattgtatgttttacTAGTtactaataaaggatcaaatacatTTCTTTGACTTTTTGAACATTGGTATTGGATTGGATCATGGAGTTTGTCATACAGAATAAATCACCTTATTTCATCTCTAACAGCGGCGCTGATTTGTTTGGGTAGTCGCCACACTTGGACTTTGATCATTTGAACTTCCTGATATTTTCTTTCTGTTATAGACTTTGGAATAGATTACCTGTTTCAAGATTTTAAAATTGGGCATACCAATAGCTAGAAATCCTCTgatgcattagtgatgatcttgcTGAAAGCCATTAAATGTGACAGATTTTGGAATCTGTCTAAGGGAAAAGGAGATAGATATTTATTTTTGCATGAATTACTGAATCATAGAAAATTAAAACACAGAAAGAACCATTTTGCCTGCTGTGTCTGTGCCAGCTAAGTAACAGATCTAACTTATCCTAACTTCCAGCATTAGGTTTGTACCCCTGCAGGTCAAAACTCTTCAGGTACACTTCCAGGTGCTCCTTAAGTGTGATGAGagcttctgcctccaccaccttttcaGACACTGATTTCCAAACCATCAACAGCCTACTTCTTTTGCCAATCAGTTTAAGGATGTCATCTGACCTTCACTCCTCAGTTAgaggtaacaggtccttccaatTTTCTGTGAACTTATAAGGAGACCTGGATATCTTGATTAAATCTCCacttagcatcctcttttcaaaatGAAACAATACCTACCTGTCCAATCTCTCAATTCGTAAATATGTCTGATCTTGCTATCATCCTAATAAATCTGTAGtctggcaaccagaactgtatgcagtactaaGGCTGCATTTCAGCTGGTGGTGAGGGTAACTTGCATTTCATATTGGTTTACAATATTATTAAATTAGCCCTTTTAACTCGTTTAATGATTCAGTTGGCCATTCTCTTACCAGTTAGTTATATCAGATGACATTGAATTTCTTTTTATCTCTGGGCATAACATGTTTGTGCACAATTGAAACGTAGACCTATTGATCTTATAttcccaaagaaaaaaaaaattctctgtgTCTTTGAAATAAGCCTGCCCAAAGGACACAAAACAAAATCCGTCCGTTCACCCTCTAACTTGACTGGAGTCAGCTGATTAGGTCACCTTAGCTATTGACAATAAATGTTCGAGCATTTTTTTGGGGTGAGGTTGGAGGAAGTTGGTCACGGTGAGGTGTCTAATTAGGAAAACTACCATTAATGGTCATAAAATAGTTTTTTTTAGCTCGAAATGCTGATCTTACTAGAACGTTTGAATTTGCACAATCGGCAGATCCGAATTACCTGCTAGAAAGCGGAAATTTATCGAATAAACTCCACACGTCATCAGATCATTGAGGGAAATTTCAGTACTACCTTTGATAGATATATAAACATTGCACACCGGCAGTCTGTTCAGAAAAGCAGATAGCGGGCTAGCTCAACACATCTTTTTCACGTTTGGTTATCAGCCTTATCTCAATCTTGATTAAGGTGCAGCGAAGTTAAGATAGTTTTGACTTGCAAGTGAGCTAGATCTGTCAGATAGCTTGTTTTCAGAATGTACTCCCTCGCGTCTGTAGCTGTGTTGGTACTTGGTTGCTTTGCAGTCCTGGGGAGCAGCGCCCCGAGTCTGAAATCCAGGAGATCGAGTGCGGTTTGTCACGTAGAAGAACATTTACTACGACAAATGAGACATAAGTTTCATGCCCTGTCTAAAGATGTAAGTAAAGGAATTTGCCTTACATTCTGCATTCAAATTAATGTTGTTTCAAGCTTTTTAACAACATCTCTAATCCATATCCATCATTTCACAGGCTCAAAAGCACGACGAGGATACGGAGACGAGACTAGTGGGAAAGGACCTATTTCGAGGACTGGAGGTATGACACTGTATTGGTGCGATGCTCTTTAATCTCACCGAACACACGTGATCAATTCACAGTAGCGTTTCTTTTTGGAGAATACCTGTAAGATCTATGGTTTGCTTTGCAGAAATCTGGTAGTTGCTACGTTCTCAAAGAGGTGATTGACTTCTATCTTGGAACCGTTCTCCAGTCTGACCATTTGCACGCCAAATATTCGCATCTAAGCGACGTTAAAGAGTTTCTCGCCGTTCTCATGAAACGGCACATGTCTGACTGCGTAAGTGTTTCCTATTCTGATTGAACCAATTCAAGATAACGTAGACTTGATACCGCCTGCATTTCAAACGAGTAATTAAGTACACAGTGTTATGACTCTGCTGGTGGGCAGACAGCTCAAATTCGGGCTCAGTAGTAGAAGGGAGAGGAACTATACGAAAGTACTGCTGACTGGAACAGGCGCTGAAACGAGTTCTTGTGATTGAATTGGTTGTGTTCTTTTCAGGATACTGAAGATAAAACGAAAGCCAACAAAAACATCGAACGACTGAAACAGAAAGTGGAGAAGGTAATTTACTAAGAATTCATGCACATTGTGCAGATCAGATTCCAGACATAAAACTGTTGTGCTCGTAGTGAGGTACTCGGGAATCACCTGTACAAATTCGATTATGTTTCAACAATGTGATACAAtcaagagtgagaaaaagaattgaTCTCAGTAGAGTTCAGCATTCGGTATTCATGTGACTTTCTGTAACCATCTTTTCGGCGCTATGTTTCGTGTAGAGGATTTCCTAGTTTTCCTGCACTGAATTAATTCAACTGATGTTAATTTCTTACTCTGGTTCGTTTATTCCAGCTCGGCAAAGCGAGTGAGGCCAAGGTTGTCGGGGAGCTGTTCATCCTCCTGCAGGAGATAACGAGCCGCTGTTCAACACCAGGATGGAAACCCGGACACCAGGGGAAATCACCGATTGATAACTGAGGAAAGCAAACCAAGACGCAAGGAAACAGTACTAGTTTCCCCCAAAAAATATGTTTTATTAACTTAACAAGGAAGTATTTATTTCTGATGTATTTATTGTGTATAATGTTATACACATCATTGTAattacttacagtaatttttgtgTAGCGATCAACATTGCCTTGCTAATGGTCACTTGTAATGCATTTTTATTCATGTATGGCAGAAAGTCGAAGATAGTGGCTTTATAAAACTGAATAAACCTTTGAAATCATTTTCATGTCATGATATTTATGTTACACGTGAAGGAACTGTTTTATGCAGAAATCGTTACCTTAATAGCAAAATATCTTGAAATGTTCTACATTTCGTTGCAAGGTCAGCATCTAGTTTCTTCCGGAAACAAATAACCATTACAAACAAGTCTATGCCGGGTTGTGATTGGAAAACACAAATGCAATGCGCAACTTTATCGGTTAAACGTTGAAGACAAGTTGAAGAAAGGTTCGAAGAAAGGTTCTTTGAATTTCATAGGCCTTGTAATAGCAAAAATTCCACCAAAACACCAAGCTcgctaataaataaacaattgaaATGCTTTCCTGTTAAACCGACCGGATCTAAAATCTGGTATAAAGAATTATCACTTGAAAGAAGGTAGTGTTAAAAGAATCTGCAGGGATTTCTTCACAAGGAAATAATTTGTAAATATTGCGTATTCTGATAGACCAATTAACCATGTACTGTAATAAGTGTTGGCTGTTGCTGTTATAGTTTATCATGAAAACTTGACGTCTGTCAAACAACGATTATTATAGTTGTCGAATGAGTGTTCGTTTAGATTTAGGACGCCTAGTTTCAGTTTTTACAGAAGCGCCTATCGCCGTTCAATTTGGCGTGAGTAAATGAAGAGTTCTTATCTCCCAGCACATAAACAACAGAAGCACAATCTGACGCGACGTCATAGACTCCCAAAGAATTAAATTAGGTCTCTCTTGGGATTACATAAGGAAGAAATCATCAGAAATGATGTTATGTTGTAATAATATTATGGATTGCATGTTAAAGACGTCATCCTCATTGCGAAATACGGGACAAACTTTTTCTTCGTTTTAGTGGAAGAAATGGATCGTTCAAAACTAACGCGCAATATCAACATGCGCATGAATGCATTAATATTTCTGGCTATTCGCACCTGAGCAAATATGTTTGATACTCTTTCAAGAATAACAGTGATATAATTTCAAGTTCCCTTAGTCGCCGTTCGGAGGAGAGTTCTGGGATTAGGACCCAGTAGTGATAAAGGAAGTAACATCTCACCAAGTGGAGAACTTTCAACTTTGCGTTCCCTGAACTTGTTGCCAATATCCTTCCACGTAGGTTTTAGGGGTAATATGGAAGAGGTATCATGAGTTACTAGGCTGATCAGGAAGATCACAGCACTGACTCATGTATTGTAGACACCTGAGTCAGTAGATGAGTTACCTGCCTCGGAATGGCCAGGAAATGACTTGTATATGCACACCATTCAGTGAATATCGTACATGACCACTTTTGATGTTATAATGAAGGTAAGGTTATAAATATGCAGCTGAATCATGTCAGATATGAGAAGTACATTAATTTATCATTTTATCTTAATTACCCTTCAGCGCAGGGAGATTTTCCCTTGATTTCTAATGACTTACTTTTATAGAGCTCCTTCCAGACACTGTCAAATAATACTTTAATGTCAACTGAAAAGCAAGAAAAAGAAATAACTGTAGATGGTGATAAGCTGACAAATAATCAGAAAATGGtgggaacactcagcagatcCGCAGCAAGCATGGAGAGACAAAGGGAGTTATTGTGAAATCAATGCTCTAACATCATTGCACTGTCATATTCAGCATGTCCGTTTCCTGACCTTATTTTTGTAACTACTTGAAACAGGAGAGCGGTTTCCTGGATTACTTTAAGTGGTCTAGATGACAACAGGAAAAGCACAGGAGAGCTGCTTCCATAACGATCATCAGTTATTTctaataaattatttttattattccaGATTCATTTTAATTAACTGTGTTCAAGTGCCTCAGCTCATGCTACACATCCAATATCTATATTACATTCCATTGCACTACATCGTACTTTACATTTGAAAATCTGTATGACATTCTATCACACTGTATTAAAAAAATCTCCCTTTGTGAAGATAACCCTTGATCTTAGGTTTCCCCCATTAGTTATGCCATTCTTTTCATTTATCTTTGGTTTCCCACATACAATCATACAAATCAAGTGCGGAAGTGTACCTACCCCACTActtaataagattatggctgggtGTAATCTCAAGTCTGCATTCTTTTTCACCCATGATTACATTGGATGACAAAGATTTTTTTCCAGAATACTTTTGGGTGtctcttatggattttgggctgctgatcatgaaaatcactatgaaatttccctgtcatgcacctttttttaaaatcacccaTACATGTTATTtcagttcataattcaagtcaattcaaATGTTGCTCACAATGTAGGCTGAAGAGATTTCTATCTTGTCCCGGCATGTTTGGGCATACATAGGCAGGGCAGAttctgaatggcagaacaggttttagaaagctataaatttccatgaaggattttgatatttgagacagatgtttcccaagATAACTGATGTcaggattaaggaaggcatttttgttgggccgcaaatcaaacaggtcatcagtgACAAGCAACTCAAAAaaattctagtgggaccagagaaaatcacatggaagggaTTCTAGAATGttattgaaaattttcttggcaactacagagcaccaaagtGCGTGCTGCTAACATGTACAAGTCAGCAACCGGACATTCTGAGGCAAGTAGATCTACTGACTCCTCAGCTATCTGCAAAGCATGGGTCAGTAGGGTTATCTTCCTGATCAGCCAAGTAACTCATGATGGCTTCTTCCATATCACGGCTAAACCTTATGTGGAATGACATTGGCAGCAGGTGCAGCTGATCTACCtgtacatgcagctggttgacatcATGCTTCAAGAGCATACAAAACCACAAAATGCAACATGCCACTAaaggttcattttctgcattcccatctacacttcttccctgcaaatcctggcactgtcagtgatgggTATGGTGAAAGTTTTCACCAGGACAttatggtcatggagaaacagtatcagggcaactggaatccatcaatgctgccggATTATTGATGGACACTTAAGTAAGTAtactcagacactgagtacaaaaaaaaaccatcaacaaaacattttaacTGAGTTGATTGATcgcaaagcatcagcactattatgcaattaaatgcattatattcaataaaagttaatttcttgtttctccaaatttgtACGTGATATAGGCTGTCTGAAATTatgtttgtgttcagcttcagggGATTTATCATAAACAAACAAAattgctgaggaagcaacacatTGTCCCGTGTTATTTTTCACCCCATTATTTATCAAGTATTCATCATCActgctttaaaaatatttagaGATTTAATGCCACCATTCTTTGACAAAAGAGCATTCCAAAATTTTTTTACAcattgagagaaagaatatgatcTTCATCTGCCTTTAAGGGGTGACTGCTTCTAGATTTACCCTTGAGACAAAACGTCCTCTCTTCATCTACTCTGTTAAAACCTCTCAGGATCTCAGAAGTTTCTATCAGATCACCAAGCTGAGCCTGTCCATTATTTCTCTGGAGATAATCTAACCGTTCCAGGTACTAGTTTAGTTAAACCTTCACTGAACAACTTTTTGATATTTTTTCTGTCAACTTGgattatttcatattttccccaTTAACCTCATTTCCAAATCTTTGCGCACTCACTTAACCCATCTACGTCACTTTGGCTTCTTCAAAACTTACACTCTTACCTATCTGTGTCTCATCAGCAATTTCATATTTTTTCGAGTACCAATATGAATTTATATTACTTACGGCATTCATAAAGTAAAGCATTCCGAAGGTATTATCAATTGAAATTTGACATCAA encodes the following:
- the LOC134352324 gene encoding interleukin-22-like; the protein is MYSLASVAVLVLGCFAVLGSSAPSLKSRRSSAVCHVEEHLLRQMRHKFHALSKDAQKHDEDTETRLVGKDLFRGLEKSGSCYVLKEVIDFYLGTVLQSDHLHAKYSHLSDVKEFLAVLMKRHMSDCDTEDKTKANKNIERLKQKVEKLGKASEAKVVGELFILLQEITSRCSTPGWKPGHQGKSPIDN